From Streptomyces sp. NBC_01551:
CGCGGCCGACGACCCCGACTTCGCGGCCGAGGTCAAGGAACTGAGCGCGCAGCGCGAGGAGCTCACCGAGAAGCTCCGCCTGCTGCTCGTTCCGCGCGACCCCAGCGACGACAAGGACGTGCTCCTGGAGGTCAAGGCCGGCGCGGGCGGCGACGAGTCCGCCCTGTTCGCGGGCGACCTGCTGCGCATGTACCTGCGCTACGCCGAGCGCGTGGGCTGGAAGACCGAGATCATCGACGCCACCGAGTCCGAGCTCGGCGGCTACAAGGACGTCCAGGTCTCCGTCCGCACCAAGGGCGGCAACGGTGCGACCGAGCCCGGCCAGGGCGTCTGGGCCCGCCTGAAGTACGAGGGCGGCGTGCACCGCGTCCAGCGCGTTCCGGCCACCGAGTCGCAGGGCCGCATCCACACCTCCGCCGCCGGCGTGCTCGTCACCCCGGAGGCCGAGGAGGTCGAGGTCGAGATCAACATGAACGACCTCCGCATCGACGTGTACCGCTCCTCCGGCCCCGGCGGCCAGTCCGTCAACACCACCGACTCGGCCGTGCGCATCACGCACATCCCGACCGGTGTGGTCGCCTCCTGCCAGAACGAGAAGAGCCAGCTCCAGAACAAGGAGCAGGCCATGCGCATCCTGCGCTCGCGCCTGCTGGCCGCCGCCCAGGAAGCCGCCGAGCAGGAGGCCTCCGACGTGCGCCGCAGCCAGGTGCGCAGCGTGGACCGCTCCGAGAAGATCCGTACGTACAACTACCCGGAAAACCGGATCTCGGACCACCGGACCGGCTTCAAGGCGTACAACTTGGACCAGGTGCTCGACGGGGACCTCGACCCGGTCATCCAGGCTTGCGTCGACACCGACTCCGCCGCCAAGCTCGCGGCCGCGCACTGACCCTCGCTCCACCCCCCGTACGACAGCAGCCCGGAGGACCAGCGTGAACTTGCTGCTTGCCGAGGTGGCCCAAGCCACCCAGCGGCTGGCCGCCGCCGGCGTGCCCTCACCGCGCTTCGACGCGGAGGAGCTCGCCGCCTTCGTGCACGGCGTCAAACGGGGGGAACTGCACCACGTCAAGGACACGGACTTCGACGCCCGCTACTGGGAGGCCGTCGCCCGCCGCGAGGCGCGCGAGCCGCTCCAGCACATCACCGGCCGCGCCTTCTTCCGGTACCTGGAACTCCAGGTCGGGCCCGGGGTGTTCGTGCCCCGGCCCGAGACCGAGTCCGTCGTGGACTGGGCCATACACGCGGTCCGGGCGATGGACGTCGTCGAGCCGATGATCGTGGACCTGTGCACCGGCTCGGGCGCCATCGCGCTGGCCATGGCGCAGGAGGTGCCGCGCTCGCGCGTGCACGCCGTCGAGCTGTCCGAGGAAGCGCTGCGGTGGACCCGCAAGAACGCCGAGGGCTCGCGGGTCACCGTCCACCAGGGTGACGCGCTCAGCGCGCTGCCCGAGCTGGACGGCCAGGTCGACCTCGTCATCTCGAACCCGCCGTACATCCCGCTCACCGAGTGGGAGTACGTCGCCCCCGAGGCCCGCGACCACGATCCGGAGATGGCGCTCTTCTCCGGCGAGGACGGCCTCGACACCATCCGCGGCATCGAGCGCACCGCGCACCGGCTGCTGCGGCCCGGCGGCATCGTCGTCATCGAGCACGCCGACACCCAGGGCGGCCAGGTGCCGTGGATCTTCGCCGAGGAACGCGGCTGGGCCGACGCGGCCGACCACCCGGACCTCAACAACCGCCCGCGCTTCGCGACCGCCCGCAAGGCCCTGCCGTGACGGGCACGACCTTTCCCGCCACCCCCCTGCTGCACGAGGAGTCCCGCTGATGGCCCGGCGATACGACTGCAACGACGCGACGGACCGCAAGACGGGACTGCGCGAAGCCGCGTCCGCCGTGCGCCGCGGCGAGCTCGTCGTGCTGCCCACCGACACCCTGTACGGGATCGGCGCGGACGCCTTCAGCGCGGAGGCGGTCGGTGACCTGCTCGCCGCCAAGGGCCGGGGCCGCAACATGCCCACCCCTGTCCTCATCGGCTCCCCGAACACCCTGCACGGCCTGGTCACGGACTTCTCCGAGCAGGCGTGGGAGCTCGTCGACGCGTTCTGGCCGGGCGCGCTGACGCTCGTCGCCAAGCACCAGCCGTCGCTGGCGTGGGACCTGGGCGAGACCCGCGGGACCGTGGCCGTACGGATGCCGCTGCACCCCGTCGCGATCGAGCTGCTGACCGAGGTCGGGCCGATGGCGGTGTCCTCGGCGAACCTGACCGGGCACCCGGCGCCGGAGGACTGCGACGCGGCGCGCGAGATGCTGGGCGACTCGGTGTCCGTGTACCTGGACGGCGGGCCGACTCCGGGGATCCAGCCGTCCTCGATCGTCGACGTCACCGGGAAGGTTCCCGTCCTGCTGCGTGAGGGGGCGCTGACCGCCGAGCAGCTGCGGGAGGTCGTACCCGACCTCGAGGTGGCCCCGTGAGCCCTGAGGGGCGTGGCATAGCAAGCGGGCATTCCCTGGCCCCGGCCGGGGGAGCGACCTTCCGCATCCTCCACGTCAGCACCGGCAACGTGTGCCGCTCGCCCATCACCGAGCGGCTGACGCGGCATGCGCTCTCGCACCGGCTGGGCGGCCTCGTGACCGGGGACCTCATCGTCGAGAGCGCCGGCACGTGGGGGCACGAGGGAGCGCCCATGGAGGCGAACGCGGCGGCCGTGCTGGCCGACTTCGGCGCGGACGCGTCGGGGTTCACCGGGCGCGAGCTGCTGGACGAGCACGTCATACGCGCGGACCTGGTCCTCACGGCGACCCGTGACCACCGGGCGCAGGTCATCTCGATGGGCCATTCGGCGGGCCTGCGCACCTTCACGCTGAAGGAGTTCACCCGGCTGGTACGGGCGATAGATCCGGCCACGCTGCCGCCGCTGGACGACGGGATGGCCGAGCGGGCGCGCGCGCTGGTGCGGGCCGCCGCCGCGCTGCGCGGCTGGCTGCTGGCGCCGTCCCCCGACGCCGACGAGGTGTACGACCCGTACGGCGCCCCGATCACCTTCTTCCGCTCGATCGGCGACGAGATCAACCAGGCGCTGGACCCCGTCGTCACGGCCCTGACGGGCGTCACCGCGCCGCACTGAGGCTGCGGGCGCACCGCTCGGCCGAAGGGCCGGGAGGGCCCCCGGGAGCGCCGTGCGAGGCCGTTCTGCGGTGCCTTGCGCCGTACAGGGGCCGACCGGGCCCGGCCGAGGGGCGTGAGAGGCACCCGGGGAATAGGGTGGCGATACCGGTTCACCCCTCGGGAGTCGCGCCATGAGCGTCATCACCCAGCCGACGGACCTGCTGCGACAGCAGGACCCGCAGATGGCCGACGTGCTCGCGGGGGAGGCTCGCAGGCAGGCGGACACGCTCCAGCTGATCGCCGCCGAGAACTTCACCTCGCCCGCCGTGCTCGCGGCCCTCGGCTCCGCGCTCGCCAACAAGTACGCCGAGGGCTACCCCGGCGCCCGCCACCACGGCGGCTGCGAGTACGCGGACCTGGCCGAACGGACCGCCGTCGAGCGCGCCAGGGCGCTGTTCGGCGTCGAGCACGCCAATGTGCAGCCCCACTCCGGATCATCCGCCGTGCTGGCCGCCTACGCCGCGTTGCTGCGCCCCGGGGACACCGTCCTCGCGATGGGCCTCCCCTACGGCGGGCACCTCACCCACGGGTCGCCCGCCAATTTCTCCGGGCGCTGGTTCGACTTCGTCGGGTACGGGGTCGACGCCGAGACGGGCCTGATCGACTACGAGCAGGTGCAGGACCTCGCCCGCGCGCACCGCCCCAAGGCGATCGTCTGTGGCTCGATCTGCTACCCCCGCCACCCCGAGTACTCCGTGTTCCGCGAGATCGCCGACGAGGTCGGCGCGTACCTGATCGCCGACGCCGCGCACCCGATCGGGCTCGTCGCGGGCGGCGCGGCCCCCAGCCCCGTCCCGTACGCCGACATCGTCTGCGCGACCACGCACAAGGTGCTGCGCGGCCCGCGCGGCGGGATGATCCTGTGCGGCGCCGAGTTCGCGGAGCGCATCGACCGGGCGGTGTTCCCCTTCACCCAGGGCGGCGCCCAGATGCACACCATCGCCGCCAAGGCCGTCGCCTTCGGCGAGGCCGCCGGGCCGGCGTTCACCACGTACGCCCACCGGGTCGTCGCGAACGCGCGGGTGCTGGCCGACGAGCTGGAGGCACACGGCTTCCTGCTCACGACCGGCGGCACCGACACCCACCTGATCAGCGCCGACCCGGCCCCGCTGGGCCTGGACGGGCCGACCGCGCGCGGCCGGCTGGCCGCCGCCGGGATCGTCCTCGACACCTGCGCCCTGCCGTACGGGGACCAGCGCGGCATCCGTCTCGGGACGGCGGCGGTGACCACCCAGGGGATGGGGGAGCGGGAGATGGTCCGGATCGCCGAGCTGTTCACCGCGGCCCTGGCCGGGGGCGACGGCGGCGACGCGGCGGCCGGGACCCGGGCGGATGTCGGCGAGCTCACGGTGGAATTTCCCCCGTACGGGGTTTAAAGAGGGCAAGCAGGACGTAGTGCAACCGCGCTACCGGCCCCTCGCGTCCTCGGAGCGGGGGACATCGCAGCTAATGTGTGGGGCTGAGATGGCCGGCGATACATCTGGGGCAGCCCGTGCGTGAATATCTGCTGACGCTTTGCGTCACGGTCGCGGTGACCTACCTGCTCACCGGGCCCGTGCGGAAGTTCGCGATCGCCGTCGGGGCGATGCCCGCGATCCGGGCCCGTGACGTGCACCGCGAGCCGACACCGCGGCTCGGCGGCATCGCCATGTTCGGCGGCCTGTGCGCCGGCCTGCTGGTCGCCGACCACCTGCAGAACCTCAACGGCGTCTTCGAGCTCTCGAACGAACCGCGGGCGCTGCTCTCCGGGGCGGCGCTGATCTGGCTGGTGGGCGTCCTCGACGACAAGTTCGAGATCGACGCCCTGATCAAGCTCGGCGCACAGATGATCTCCGCCGGTGTGATGGTCATGCAGGGTCTGACGATCCTGTGGATCCCGGTCCCCTTCATCGGCACGGTCGCGCTGACCCAGTGGCAGGGCAACCTGCTCACCGTGGCCCTCGTGGTGATCACCATCAACGCGGTGAACTTCGTGGACGGCCTCGACGGCCTGGCCGCCGGCATGGTCTGCATCGCCTCCTGCGCGTTCTTCCTCTACGCGTACCGGATCTGGTTCGGCTACGGGATCGAGGCGGCCGCCCCGGCGACCCTCTTCGCGGCGATCCTGATGGGCATGTGCCTCGGCTTCCTGCCGCACAACATGCACCCCGCCCGCATCTTCATGGGCGACTCCGGCTCGATGCTCATCGGACTGGTGCTGGCCGCCGGCGCGATCTCCATGACCGGCCAGGTGGACCCGGACGCGATGGCCCTGTTCGCGGGTGGTGAGCGCAACGCGACGCACGCGATGCTGCCGGTCTTCATGCCGCTGCTGCTGCCGCTGACGATCATCGCCATCCCGATGGCGGACCTGATCCTGGCCGTCGTCCGGCGCACCTGGAACGGCCAGTCCCCGTTCGCCGCCGACCGCGGGCACCTGCACCACCGCCTGCTGGAGCTCGGCCACTCGCACAGCCGCGCGGTGCTGATCATGTACTTCTGGTCGGGCCTGATCGCCTACGGCGCGGTGGCCTACTCAGTGCACTCCACCTCGATGTGGATCGTGCTCGGCATCGCCGCCCTGAGCGCCGTCGGCCTGATCCTGCTGCTCCTGCCGCGCTTCACCCCGCGCGTCCCGCGCTGGGCGCAGGGCGTCGTCCCGCCGCGCTACCGGTACTCGGCCCGGCGGGCGGAGGCCGCCGCCGAGGCGGCCGCACGCGAGGCCACGGGCACCGAGCCGACCCCGGCCCGCCCGGTGGTGGCGGGCGTCTCCGGCGTCAACGGAGCGACCGCCGTGGGCCCCCGCTCGCGCTTCCCCGACCGGCGGAAGGCCGAATCCACCCGCTGACGAGCGGCGGTGGACGACAGGTGGCGGAACCGAGAATTTCAGGGGCCGATCAGATCGGCCGATGACCCGGCGTGGGCCCCGGCGAGAGCCGGGGCCCACGGTCGTGTGCGGTCAAGTCCGCGCGTCAACCGTCCCCGATCGAGCGCGCTTACCCTGGTGCGCATTTAGGACGCGAAGTCCCAATACCAGACAAGACGGCTCGCTGTCGCGCACACACGGGCGCGTTCACTCTCATGTGTGACAGTCAGCACACGGACCAGGTAAAGCTCTCATCAAATAGTTTGTGATACCGTTCACTAAACCCGGCGACAGAGCCGAAGGACCGTAGTGCGACGGTCCCTTGGCCCGAGGCGATCTCTCGGACCGGGCTTACGCTCGTCCCGTACGAGTCCCGTACGAGTCCGTGCCCCCACCACCACGCGGAGCAACCCGCCATGCGGTCAGATGACGTCCGATCCCTCCTGCACATCGCCGTACCCACAGCTGTAGCCGGCGCACTCGCGACGGTCATCAGCGCGTTGGTCGTCGGCGGCAAGGGAGCGATCGGTGCCGTCGTCGCGACGCTGCTGGTGATCGTGCTCATGGGGGCCGGCCTGATCGGTATGCAACGCACGGCGAAATCGCTCCCGCATCTCTTCCAGGCAATGGGGCTCATGCTCTACGCCGCAGAGATTCTGGCGCTCTTCATCTTCCTCGCCGCGTTCAAGAACACCGATCTGTTCCACCCCAAGGCCTTCGCGATCACGCTCGTCGCCACCACCCTCGTGTGGACCGGCGCACAGACGCGTGCTCACATGAAGGCCAAGATCCTTTACGTCGAACCGGACTCGTCGAAGGGCGACAAGCCCGGGAACTCGGGTCCGAAGTCGTGAAGGGTAGGGCCGGGATAAGTGCGCGTTCGGGATCCTGCTATCGTCCGGTGCCAACTACTGCGGCACTGCGGGCGCGGGCATCTGAGCTGACGCCTGTCCCATCGCGAGGCTCGATGCCTGACTGCCGCCCCACCATCCGTAACACCAGTCCAGTGCCGAACCGCGGCTGCGCGCCGCGCCGACACAACGAGGTTGCCGTACCTATGCGCCACGCTGAAGGAGCCCGCGGTGAGTGCTGCTGACATGACGCTCGCCTTCGATATCAATTGTCATTTCGAAGACGGCACTGGCTGCGGCTTCCCGGGCCCGACCTTGTACTCGTTCCTGTTCAAGCCGATCTTCGGTGACGCGGACAGCAACCTGTACTTCAACAAGACGATGCTGCTGGCCCTGCTGGGCTCCGTCATCATCGTCGGCTTCTTCTGGGCTGCGTTCCGGAAGCCGAAGGTCGTCCCGGGCAAGCTGCAGATGGTCGCCGAGGCGGGCTACGACTTCGTGCGCCGCGGCATCGTCTACGAGACGCTTGGTAAGAAGGAAGGCGAGAAGTACGTCCCCTTCATGGTCGCGACGTTCTTCTTCGTCTGGATCATGAACCTGTGGTCGATCATTCCGCTCGCCCAGTTCCCGGTGACCGCCGTCATCGCGTACCCGGCCGGGCTCGCCGCGATCATCTACGTGATGTGGATGTCGGTGACCTTCAAGCGTCACGGCTTCGTCGGCGGCTTCAAGAACCTGACGGGCTACGACAAGTCCCTCGGCCCGATCCTGCCGATGGTCATGGTCATCGAGTTCTTCTCGAACGTCATCGTCCGGCCCTTCACCCACGCGGTCCGACTGTTCGCGAACATGTTCGCCGGTCACACCCTGCTGCTGCTGTTCACCATCGCCAGCTGGTACCTGCTGAACGGGATCGGCATCGCGTACGCGGGCGTCTCGTTCGTCATGGTCATCGTGATGACCGCGTTCGAGCTCTTCATCCAGGCTGTCCAGGCGTACGTCTTCGTCCTCCTGGCCTGCAGCTTCCTGCAGGGCGCGCTCGCCGAGCACCACTGAGCTCAGCCTGCCCCTGCAACCCCCCCGAATCGTCCGGTGGCCAACCCCCACCGGTCCATGAAAGAGAAGGAAGAACTGGCATGTCCCAGACCCTTGCTGCCGTCGAAGGTTCCCTCAGCTCCGTCGGTTACGGCCTGGCGGCCATCGGCCCCGGCGTCGGCGTCGGCATCATCTTCGGTAACGGCACGCAGGCTCTCGCCCGTCAGCCCGAGGCTGCCGGTCTGATCCGCGCCAACCAGATCCTCGGCTTCGCCTTCTGTGAGGCGCTCGCCCTCATCGGTCTGGTCATGCCGTTCGTCTACTAAGACGAACCCAACGACTAGTCCGAACCGACGAAAGGCACTGATGTGAACCTCCTGGTTCTCGCGGCCGAGGAGCCGGGTAACCCCCTCGTTCCGCCGATCCCCGAGCTCGTCATCGGTCTTCTCGCCTTCGTCATCGTCTTCGGTTTCCTCGCCAAGAAGCTCCTCCCGAACATCAACAAGGTTCTGGAAGAGCGTCGCGAGCAGATCGAGGGCGGTATCACGAAGGCCGAGGATGCTCAGGCCGAGGCTC
This genomic window contains:
- the glyA gene encoding serine hydroxymethyltransferase, which encodes MSVITQPTDLLRQQDPQMADVLAGEARRQADTLQLIAAENFTSPAVLAALGSALANKYAEGYPGARHHGGCEYADLAERTAVERARALFGVEHANVQPHSGSSAVLAAYAALLRPGDTVLAMGLPYGGHLTHGSPANFSGRWFDFVGYGVDAETGLIDYEQVQDLARAHRPKAIVCGSICYPRHPEYSVFREIADEVGAYLIADAAHPIGLVAGGAAPSPVPYADIVCATTHKVLRGPRGGMILCGAEFAERIDRAVFPFTQGGAQMHTIAAKAVAFGEAAGPAFTTYAHRVVANARVLADELEAHGFLLTTGGTDTHLISADPAPLGLDGPTARGRLAAAGIVLDTCALPYGDQRGIRLGTAAVTTQGMGEREMVRIAELFTAALAGGDGGDAAAGTRADVGELTVEFPPYGV
- a CDS encoding protein-tyrosine-phosphatase is translated as MSPEGRGIASGHSLAPAGGATFRILHVSTGNVCRSPITERLTRHALSHRLGGLVTGDLIVESAGTWGHEGAPMEANAAAVLADFGADASGFTGRELLDEHVIRADLVLTATRDHRAQVISMGHSAGLRTFTLKEFTRLVRAIDPATLPPLDDGMAERARALVRAAAALRGWLLAPSPDADEVYDPYGAPITFFRSIGDEINQALDPVVTALTGVTAPH
- a CDS encoding MraY family glycosyltransferase; the protein is MREYLLTLCVTVAVTYLLTGPVRKFAIAVGAMPAIRARDVHREPTPRLGGIAMFGGLCAGLLVADHLQNLNGVFELSNEPRALLSGAALIWLVGVLDDKFEIDALIKLGAQMISAGVMVMQGLTILWIPVPFIGTVALTQWQGNLLTVALVVITINAVNFVDGLDGLAAGMVCIASCAFFLYAYRIWFGYGIEAAAPATLFAAILMGMCLGFLPHNMHPARIFMGDSGSMLIGLVLAAGAISMTGQVDPDAMALFAGGERNATHAMLPVFMPLLLPLTIIAIPMADLILAVVRRTWNGQSPFAADRGHLHHRLLELGHSHSRAVLIMYFWSGLIAYGAVAYSVHSTSMWIVLGIAALSAVGLILLLLPRFTPRVPRWAQGVVPPRYRYSARRAEAAAEAAAREATGTEPTPARPVVAGVSGVNGATAVGPRSRFPDRRKAESTR
- the prmC gene encoding peptide chain release factor N(5)-glutamine methyltransferase: MNLLLAEVAQATQRLAAAGVPSPRFDAEELAAFVHGVKRGELHHVKDTDFDARYWEAVARREAREPLQHITGRAFFRYLELQVGPGVFVPRPETESVVDWAIHAVRAMDVVEPMIVDLCTGSGAIALAMAQEVPRSRVHAVELSEEALRWTRKNAEGSRVTVHQGDALSALPELDGQVDLVISNPPYIPLTEWEYVAPEARDHDPEMALFSGEDGLDTIRGIERTAHRLLRPGGIVVIEHADTQGGQVPWIFAEERGWADAADHPDLNNRPRFATARKALP
- a CDS encoding L-threonylcarbamoyladenylate synthase, which gives rise to MARRYDCNDATDRKTGLREAASAVRRGELVVLPTDTLYGIGADAFSAEAVGDLLAAKGRGRNMPTPVLIGSPNTLHGLVTDFSEQAWELVDAFWPGALTLVAKHQPSLAWDLGETRGTVAVRMPLHPVAIELLTEVGPMAVSSANLTGHPAPEDCDAAREMLGDSVSVYLDGGPTPGIQPSSIVDVTGKVPVLLREGALTAEQLREVVPDLEVAP
- the atpE gene encoding ATP synthase F0 subunit C is translated as MSQTLAAVEGSLSSVGYGLAAIGPGVGVGIIFGNGTQALARQPEAAGLIRANQILGFAFCEALALIGLVMPFVY
- the atpB gene encoding F0F1 ATP synthase subunit A, with the protein product MTLAFDINCHFEDGTGCGFPGPTLYSFLFKPIFGDADSNLYFNKTMLLALLGSVIIVGFFWAAFRKPKVVPGKLQMVAEAGYDFVRRGIVYETLGKKEGEKYVPFMVATFFFVWIMNLWSIIPLAQFPVTAVIAYPAGLAAIIYVMWMSVTFKRHGFVGGFKNLTGYDKSLGPILPMVMVIEFFSNVIVRPFTHAVRLFANMFAGHTLLLLFTIASWYLLNGIGIAYAGVSFVMVIVMTAFELFIQAVQAYVFVLLACSFLQGALAEHH
- the prfA gene encoding peptide chain release factor 1 — translated: MFEAVEELIGEHADLEKKLADPSVHSDQANARKLNKRYAELTPIVATFRAWKQSAEDIETAKEFAADDPDFAAEVKELSAQREELTEKLRLLLVPRDPSDDKDVLLEVKAGAGGDESALFAGDLLRMYLRYAERVGWKTEIIDATESELGGYKDVQVSVRTKGGNGATEPGQGVWARLKYEGGVHRVQRVPATESQGRIHTSAAGVLVTPEAEEVEVEINMNDLRIDVYRSSGPGGQSVNTTDSAVRITHIPTGVVASCQNEKSQLQNKEQAMRILRSRLLAAAQEAAEQEASDVRRSQVRSVDRSEKIRTYNYPENRISDHRTGFKAYNLDQVLDGDLDPVIQACVDTDSAAKLAAAH